Part of the Anguilla rostrata isolate EN2019 chromosome 10, ASM1855537v3, whole genome shotgun sequence genome, GAATGTCTCTCCAGAGTGAATTGGCTCTCACTGCTTTTCATTGATTTTcgttcttcttctttggtgcAGAATAAAGAGTAGGAGTTTAAATGCTTATTTAATTTGCTTGCTAAGGTTTTCATGTTTCTGCCTGCCATATGGTACCCCTGATGGGCAAAGCCCATGTCCGTTAAATCCCTGCATTTCAGCATTGAAATGAAGCCATGCCCGTGGACTGATGGGAAACGCGGGTATTGTAACACATGGGTCACTTGTTACCTTCCCTTTATCCATTTAGCCTCGACCAATAACTTGGTAGATCAAATGCGAGTCAAAAGtgagataaataattaaatacttgGTCGCTAATAGCATATATGTGAagcaaaatatatgcatattttcaagTACCTATACACCCAGAGAAAAGGTTCCCTCagccatctctcacacacatactttgtCTACCCAGGGGGGGAGATGGGTACGGCGAGGGGCAAAGGggattatatatatgtatattttacatgtcCTCTGTGTAGATGATGCAGGGGCTGGCGTCCTCGCTGGACTCCAGCTGGACGCTGGAGACGAACCAGCGGCGGGTCCCGGAGGCGTTGTAGTGGAGCGTGGTGCGGTAAATGTTCTTGGCGTGCTTGGGGAAGATGATGGTGGTGCTCTGGAAGTGCAGGGGCCTCTGGCGCGGCTCGAACTGCAGCTCCGATTTGTAGCTCCGCCACGTGCAGTTGCGCACCGCCACGATGGTCTCGCTGTAGGAGGTCACCGTGGGAACCGGCGCGCAGTACACCTGGTCCCGGTAGTGCTTGTCCGAGTCGTATTTCACCTCCGAATTGCACCTGCCGCAAGAGTACAGAGTTGCAAAGACTATTCACATTCACTGCACAGTGGTAACAATCACACAACAAAATTCCAGAAGCAGTCACCAGGTGGCACTGTTTAGACCTTACTGAAAGATCATTCTGGTTGCATTATGCAGTATGGCATTGCACAGACTGGCTGGATTGATTGCAGACAGATGTtggttttttgtcttttgtgtaTTAGTTCACTCTGGAAACGCAGTCGAtattctatataaataaagtagCATTCGGTGTTTGCAGTGTGATAGTCGGCAGGTACTCACCTGATCTCTTGCTCTGGTTTTGGGTTCACCTTGATGCTCTCACCAAAGAACACAGGGTGCATACGAGCCTTGATGTCCAATCCCGTGGAGTTCAGGAGGAGATAAGGCAGCTAAACAGGAgggaagaaaaatattaaatattacaccGACAGCTTTGCCGACACAACATTCAACAATTTATTCCCAAAAACACACCCTACTTATTGCATTGAAATTAGGTTTAATGAAAAATCCCTGCAGTTTTACCACTCTTAAGGCTGTAACCAGCCTTGGAAAACCAAACTTCAACTATACCATTTTCAAAGTCAGTGACTAAGTTATGCAGCTAaatcagtaatcctgctttgtgaaataccccccagggCAGCTGTTTCACCAATATAGAGGCCATCCTATAACCTGACCAATTATTCGGTATACATAGTTCTATATCTGCAGAGCAGGTTTGTGAAATTAGCATCTTAAAAACCCAGGGAAGGTGCTTCATTGTACAA contains:
- the rflna gene encoding refilin-A, whose product is MVGHLHLQAMDDSLKGKNREGLLDSPDSGLPPSPSPPFYSLSPALLETRSASCTTSAEHHGDYKKKESKEGKLLPYLLLNSTGLDIKARMHPVFFGESIKVNPKPEQEIRCNSEVKYDSDKHYRDQVYCAPVPTVTSYSETIVAVRNCTWRSYKSELQFEPRQRPLHFQSTTIIFPKHAKNIYRTTLHYNASGTRRWFVSSVQLESSEDASPCIIYTEDM